One segment of Sulfobacillus thermosulfidooxidans DSM 9293 DNA contains the following:
- a CDS encoding ABC transporter ATP-binding protein, with protein sequence MSRKPLMTVTNIAKKFGGFRALDGISLVVEPGEILGLVGPNGSGKTTLINVISGLYYPDHGSIHFQGVDIARLPMHKRSGLGINRTFQIPKPFKSLTVQENVNLAYHYGKNSVMAPDEALEFVNLSQYRDHLASELNSSQQKLLDLARALATGPKLLLIDELAAGLNHQELETVANHLKNLSQQNIALIVVEHHLGFVNQLTERVIVMNAGKEIFQGSLSQAAQDPTVAAVYLGTGT encoded by the coding sequence ATGTCCCGTAAACCCTTAATGACCGTGACCAATATTGCTAAGAAGTTTGGGGGTTTTCGTGCTCTGGATGGCATTAGCCTAGTTGTGGAACCCGGGGAAATTCTGGGACTGGTTGGACCCAATGGTTCGGGCAAAACCACGCTGATCAATGTCATTTCGGGACTTTACTATCCCGATCACGGCTCCATTCATTTTCAAGGGGTTGATATCGCTCGCTTGCCCATGCATAAACGATCGGGTTTAGGGATTAACCGAACCTTTCAGATACCCAAACCTTTTAAGTCTCTGACGGTGCAAGAGAATGTGAATTTGGCCTATCATTACGGTAAAAATTCCGTCATGGCTCCGGACGAGGCACTCGAATTCGTCAATCTCAGTCAGTACCGGGATCACTTGGCGTCTGAGTTGAATAGCAGCCAGCAGAAATTATTAGATCTCGCGCGGGCACTGGCGACCGGACCGAAATTGCTTTTAATCGATGAACTGGCAGCCGGACTCAATCATCAAGAACTTGAAACCGTCGCCAATCATTTAAAGAATTTATCGCAACAGAACATCGCCTTAATTGTTGTTGAACATCACCTTGGATTTGTTAATCAATTAACGGAGCGCGTCATTGTCATGAATGCCGGCAAGGAAATTTTTCAAGGGTCATTGAGTCAAGCAGCTCAAGATCCCACGGTGGCCGCCGTCTATTTGGGAACGGGAACGTAA
- a CDS encoding branched-chain amino acid ABC transporter permease, with protein MLNAPRAHLKPHTSKRLWANSLIPLLVLAGFSLSPLVYANHAILFQMMAFMTLAQGVNLLYGFTGYLPFGYVGFFGIGAYGMAMSIQLLHLPGLLAVVMGGLLSVVIAVIFSPLLRLSGAYFAISSLAASEVLSNVVSNSQLMHLTGGPYGESLTQSYHPLTSYIAMVVVLVLTTVLLIVIRNAPFGRALMAIREDPVSAAMAGIAVVRSRSVVWLLSALIAGLTGAIFGWHLSVFYPSTVFDLNISILAIVFTLFGGAGTVSGPVLGSIVLYGLYNAIGISEPQYFQLIYGLLIIALVLFLPDGVVSLIQRRGKYVP; from the coding sequence ATGCTTAATGCGCCACGTGCCCATTTAAAACCCCATACCTCCAAGAGGCTTTGGGCAAACAGCCTTATCCCGTTATTAGTCTTGGCCGGTTTTTCTCTCTCGCCGTTGGTGTACGCCAACCATGCCATTTTGTTTCAAATGATGGCCTTCATGACGTTAGCGCAAGGTGTAAACTTGCTCTACGGCTTTACCGGTTATCTGCCATTTGGATATGTCGGATTCTTTGGTATTGGCGCTTATGGCATGGCCATGAGTATCCAGTTACTGCATTTACCGGGACTCTTGGCCGTGGTGATGGGCGGCCTTTTATCCGTCGTCATCGCCGTTATCTTTTCACCGCTTTTGCGTCTATCGGGCGCATATTTCGCGATAAGTTCTTTAGCGGCATCAGAAGTGCTCAGCAATGTCGTATCGAATTCACAGTTGATGCACCTCACTGGTGGTCCTTATGGGGAATCGCTTACGCAAAGTTATCATCCGCTCACCTCGTATATCGCCATGGTCGTGGTTCTCGTGTTAACCACTGTGCTCTTAATCGTCATTCGCAATGCGCCCTTTGGCCGTGCTCTCATGGCCATTCGCGAGGATCCGGTTAGTGCCGCGATGGCGGGGATCGCTGTAGTGAGGTCACGGTCTGTTGTCTGGTTACTTTCCGCCTTAATCGCTGGACTCACGGGAGCCATATTCGGTTGGCATTTGTCTGTCTTTTACCCCAGCACCGTGTTTGATTTGAATATTAGTATTTTAGCGATTGTCTTTACCTTATTTGGAGGTGCTGGCACCGTGAGTGGTCCTGTTTTGGGTTCTATCGTCCTCTATGGGTTATATAACGCGATCGGAATTTCTGAACCGCAATATTTTCAATTGATCTATGGACTACTCATTATAGCCTTAGTCTTATTCTTACCAGATGGCGTCGTATCGTTAATTCAGCGGAGGGGAAAATATGTCCCGTAA
- a CDS encoding branched-chain amino acid ABC transporter permease — MFTYSLISGILFGLFFGFMALGLNLIFGVMQMVNLAHGDFVVLGGYLAVVLYSSLHLNPVVSLVVALLLFFVFGLTLFFPIIPRLTSSRDPEMLSLILFFGLSQVLEALMVIGFGDNPRSLPLSVFGNAPWHFLGQSYQIVWVITAGVSLLMIALTYLFLYYTRTGQAVRAVMGNRDEAMASGLPVKRTSAIIFSLGIALAAMSGVLSPFMIGSLDPTSGLGLTTIAFAIVVIGSLGNPLGSVLGGLVYGISLMLMQTYLSSWSVLVPYLLLLIIVLVKPSGLLGKGVRHA; from the coding sequence ATGTTCACTTATAGTCTCATTTCCGGAATCCTATTTGGCCTATTTTTTGGATTTATGGCTTTAGGACTTAATCTGATTTTCGGCGTCATGCAAATGGTCAATTTAGCCCATGGGGATTTCGTAGTATTGGGAGGCTATCTGGCCGTGGTTCTTTATTCGTCATTGCATCTTAATCCGGTTGTGAGCTTGGTGGTTGCGCTGCTGCTGTTTTTTGTTTTCGGTCTTACCTTGTTTTTCCCGATTATTCCCAGGCTGACGAGTTCCCGGGATCCCGAAATGCTGTCATTAATTTTATTTTTCGGCTTGTCCCAAGTGCTCGAAGCGTTGATGGTCATTGGTTTCGGCGATAATCCGCGTTCGTTGCCCTTATCGGTCTTTGGTAATGCACCGTGGCATTTTCTGGGACAAAGCTACCAAATTGTTTGGGTTATTACCGCGGGCGTTAGTCTCTTGATGATTGCTCTCACTTATCTCTTTTTGTACTACACGCGTACCGGTCAAGCCGTACGCGCCGTCATGGGCAACCGTGACGAAGCGATGGCCAGTGGATTGCCCGTAAAGCGGACATCGGCCATTATTTTCTCTTTAGGCATAGCCCTTGCTGCCATGTCCGGAGTCCTCAGTCCCTTTATGATCGGAAGTCTCGACCCCACCTCTGGACTTGGGCTCACGACGATTGCCTTTGCCATTGTCGTTATCGGATCCTTAGGAAACCCCTTGGGATCGGTTCTAGGTGGACTTGTTTACGGAATTTCATTGATGTTGATGCAAACCTATTTATCATCATGGTCGGTCCTCGTTCCTTATCTCCTATTACTCATCATTGTGTTGGTGAAGCCTTCAGGCTTATTAGGTAAGGGGGTACGCCATGCTTAA
- a CDS encoding ABC transporter substrate-binding protein, which produces MISRKSTAVLGISAALLSASLAGCGSSSSPTSAPSSQNIKDITIGTLYAESGPFATSSMPEYNGLKFWASQVDKSGGVFVKALNKKVPVKIVAYNDQSSPTTATTLYSQLISVNHVNVLVADFGSVLTSVAVPIAEENKMLLFDQTGTGASFFTPSNPYIVLTSLPTSGLWPDSLAQYLIKKGYSRIAIVYATNDFDQSQDQTLVSKLKAANITPVYNNGVPTSTSSYSVLLNNMANTHPQAVIELGYPNNDIAFLQALKASGDHFKMVFTIFPGQLPQLFLTSNGPSSINNVYTYPAPPLLSFSHVNYGLNTAQFESAYKQQTGQSANFLSIAGYNTGLIIQKTLETANSLNQLSLRHAVSHFSGSLTTLDGTFKINSEGAQVGETLPVGKITTTSQGQVSVKFVTSPNS; this is translated from the coding sequence ATGATTAGCCGAAAAAGCACTGCCGTCTTGGGTATCTCGGCCGCTTTGCTCTCCGCCTCATTGGCCGGATGTGGCAGCAGCAGTTCACCCACATCTGCACCGAGTTCTCAAAACATTAAAGATATTACTATCGGCACGCTGTATGCGGAATCTGGACCATTTGCTACCTCGTCCATGCCCGAATATAATGGGTTAAAATTTTGGGCTTCACAGGTTGACAAAAGTGGCGGGGTCTTCGTTAAAGCGCTGAACAAAAAGGTTCCTGTGAAAATCGTCGCGTATAATGATCAAAGCTCTCCGACGACCGCAACAACTCTTTATTCCCAATTAATCTCTGTCAATCACGTCAACGTTCTCGTCGCGGACTTTGGTTCCGTGCTCACCTCAGTGGCTGTCCCGATTGCCGAAGAAAATAAAATGTTGCTTTTTGATCAAACAGGCACGGGCGCTTCCTTTTTCACCCCGTCTAATCCCTATATTGTCTTAACCTCCTTGCCGACCTCAGGTTTATGGCCTGATTCATTGGCGCAATATTTAATCAAGAAAGGCTATTCGCGCATCGCTATTGTCTATGCGACGAACGATTTTGACCAATCGCAAGATCAAACATTGGTAAGCAAATTGAAAGCTGCCAATATTACTCCCGTGTATAACAATGGGGTTCCAACCAGCACATCCAGTTATTCGGTCCTGTTAAATAATATGGCTAACACCCACCCTCAAGCGGTCATTGAGCTAGGCTATCCCAACAACGATATCGCCTTCCTTCAGGCACTCAAGGCCAGCGGCGATCATTTTAAGATGGTGTTCACCATATTCCCGGGTCAGTTACCGCAACTGTTCCTGACGAGCAATGGCCCGAGCTCAATCAACAACGTCTATACGTATCCGGCGCCTCCGCTTCTATCTTTTTCGCATGTCAATTATGGACTCAATACCGCCCAATTCGAATCGGCTTATAAACAGCAAACGGGTCAAAGCGCAAACTTTTTAAGCATTGCTGGCTATAACACGGGGCTTATCATTCAAAAAACACTAGAAACAGCCAACAGCCTCAACCAATTGTCGCTACGACATGCGGTCAGCCACTTTTCGGGTTCGCTGACCACATTGGACGGCACTTTTAAGATTAATTCCGAAGGGGCTCAGGTTGGAGAAACTTTGCCCGTCGGCAAAATCACCACCACGTCCCAAGGACAGGTATCGGTTAAGTTTGTGACATCCCCCAATTCTTAA
- a CDS encoding trans-sulfuration enzyme family protein yields MLTKLIHNPALMDKYTGASSIPVYHSSTYHQDLADTPVRWTYSRIGNPTRQALEDTIAELEEGVRGFAFASGMAAIAAVFTLLGQGDHIILPYDLYGGTYHLMTTMVERFGLSASFVDMTNLTAVENALTPRTRALYIETPSNPLMKITDIRGIVHIAQHHRLLTIADNTFMSPYLQRPLTLGCDIVIHSATKFLGGHSDVVAGLVVVKDNQLGDRLAQIQKDWGGILGPEDSWLVIRGIKTLGVRMDRAQQNAQYLTRWLKSQPQIAHVYYPGLPGHDGTALHHSQALGPGCVFSLRFQDPNYWKAFVNRLHYALYAVSLGGVETIVSHPATMSHASLTEEERRQQGITDDLLRVSMGIESLNDLLADFQQALEG; encoded by the coding sequence ATGCTAACGAAACTTATTCACAATCCCGCGCTGATGGACAAATACACCGGGGCCAGCAGCATCCCTGTCTATCACAGTTCAACATATCATCAGGATTTGGCGGATACGCCTGTACGCTGGACATATAGCCGCATCGGCAACCCCACGCGTCAAGCCTTGGAAGATACGATTGCGGAATTAGAAGAAGGCGTCCGCGGTTTCGCCTTTGCTTCAGGAATGGCAGCCATTGCCGCCGTATTCACGTTACTGGGTCAAGGCGATCATATCATTTTGCCCTACGATCTTTATGGCGGCACTTATCATCTGATGACAACGATGGTGGAACGATTCGGTCTTTCAGCGAGTTTTGTCGACATGACAAACTTAACCGCCGTTGAAAACGCCCTAACACCCCGCACCCGGGCATTGTATATTGAAACCCCGTCCAATCCTCTCATGAAAATTACTGATATTCGCGGCATTGTTCATATCGCGCAACATCACAGGCTTTTAACGATTGCCGATAATACCTTTATGTCTCCGTACTTGCAAAGACCCTTAACACTCGGATGCGACATTGTTATTCACTCCGCTACCAAATTCTTGGGTGGCCATAGTGATGTGGTAGCTGGACTCGTAGTCGTCAAGGACAATCAACTTGGCGACAGGCTTGCCCAAATCCAAAAAGATTGGGGAGGGATATTAGGGCCCGAGGACAGTTGGCTCGTTATCCGCGGGATTAAAACATTAGGGGTACGCATGGATCGTGCTCAACAAAATGCTCAATATCTTACCCGATGGCTAAAAAGCCAACCCCAAATCGCGCACGTGTATTACCCCGGATTGCCCGGTCATGACGGCACTGCTCTTCACCATTCCCAGGCGCTGGGACCGGGCTGTGTATTTTCCCTACGTTTTCAAGATCCCAATTATTGGAAGGCCTTTGTTAACCGTCTTCATTATGCCTTATATGCTGTGAGTTTGGGCGGTGTAGAAACCATCGTTAGCCATCCGGCCACGATGTCCCATGCCAGTCTCACAGAAGAAGAACGCCGTCAACAAGGTATTACGGACGATCTGTTGAGAGTGTCCATGGGTATCGAAAGTCTTAATGATCTCCTCGCTGATTTTCAGCAAGCTTTGGAAGGTTAA
- a CDS encoding PLP-dependent aminotransferase family protein, translating to MRAFQKVAEKIRLDIENGVWRIGDTLSSERQMAQQYQVSRSTIRRAWEELETMGYIKWDAFSPPQVINVPQWPTAIARSSLTQWNQAQTKPVSSFLSDLMSAATSQARFNFEIGMPDASLLPIFELESVIRELFTQRTREVFSYSPTAGIDRVREAIAEEFLGRRNLHLSPDHLLITSGSLQALDLLSSLWIRPGDIVITESPTFAGALQIFRAHGAQIIGIDVGTEGVNPAQMKDALSRHDTRLIYLQPYYQNPTSVSMSEATRQALLDLAISYHVPIIEDDAYGFLAPGHSLPLRAYKGAEEHVIYINTFSKILAPGLRVGLIAGPPDLIYQLTQIKQLGDLHTGTVSQLLVEGWLRSGNIDQYIQAVRKVYAERIQTAKQLLPQLGFPIWGNPHNGFYVFAELPRSLSALAFHQYAAKRDVLFAPGLAFGTDDQFRHWIRLCVSTANPMAIHTGLARLSRLVKAYTDTPGSFGL from the coding sequence ATGCGAGCATTTCAAAAAGTTGCCGAAAAAATTCGCTTAGACATTGAAAACGGTGTTTGGCGCATTGGAGACACCCTATCGTCCGAAAGGCAAATGGCTCAGCAGTATCAGGTTAGTCGATCAACAATTCGACGTGCGTGGGAAGAGCTCGAAACAATGGGTTATATTAAATGGGATGCCTTTTCACCTCCTCAAGTCATCAATGTTCCGCAGTGGCCTACCGCTATTGCACGCTCCTCGTTGACCCAATGGAATCAAGCCCAAACGAAGCCAGTATCCAGTTTCTTAAGCGATTTAATGTCGGCAGCGACCAGTCAAGCCCGCTTTAATTTTGAAATCGGCATGCCCGATGCCTCACTGTTACCGATCTTTGAACTCGAAAGCGTCATTCGCGAACTCTTTACACAGCGAACCCGTGAAGTTTTTTCGTATTCACCGACCGCGGGTATCGACCGCGTAAGAGAAGCCATTGCCGAAGAATTTTTAGGACGACGCAATCTTCATCTTTCGCCAGACCATCTTCTCATCACATCCGGATCGCTACAAGCACTGGATTTATTAAGTAGTTTGTGGATACGACCCGGCGATATCGTCATAACCGAGTCCCCCACTTTTGCTGGGGCACTGCAAATATTTCGGGCTCACGGCGCGCAAATCATTGGTATTGACGTGGGAACCGAAGGCGTGAATCCGGCACAAATGAAAGACGCCCTATCACGTCATGATACCCGCCTGATTTACTTGCAACCCTATTATCAAAATCCGACGAGTGTGAGCATGAGTGAAGCGACCCGACAAGCTCTATTAGATCTCGCTATCTCCTATCATGTACCCATCATTGAAGATGATGCCTATGGTTTTTTAGCTCCGGGGCATTCATTGCCTCTGAGAGCCTACAAGGGCGCGGAAGAACATGTGATTTATATCAACACCTTCTCCAAAATTTTAGCTCCCGGTCTACGCGTTGGATTAATTGCCGGGCCTCCAGATCTCATTTACCAACTGACCCAAATTAAACAACTAGGGGATTTACATACTGGGACGGTGAGTCAATTACTCGTGGAAGGCTGGTTGAGAAGCGGCAATATTGATCAATATATCCAAGCCGTGCGCAAGGTTTATGCAGAACGCATCCAGACTGCCAAACAGCTTTTACCGCAGCTAGGCTTCCCGATTTGGGGCAATCCTCATAATGGTTTTTATGTCTTTGCCGAACTCCCTCGCTCCCTCAGTGCCCTCGCCTTTCATCAATACGCGGCCAAACGCGATGTCCTCTTCGCCCCGGGACTGGCCTTTGGCACGGATGATCAATTTCGTCATTGGATAAGGCTTTGTGTCAGCACGGCAAATCCTATGGCCATTCACACTGGCCTGGCTCGGCTCTCTCGACTCGTCAAGGCCTATACAGACACTCCTGGTTCCTTTGGTCTTTGA
- a CDS encoding PLP-dependent aminotransferase family protein, translating into MSVSEMKSSSSHNSLLSGSTLDFQLSNLFASGLDFARGIAASDFTSLPVNKDAQMIALGFGLPDPELFSIDDLRDAADKALRTDGLRALQYGGGSGMAQLPEWIRTIQAARRQIPCQPGELVLTHGSSQAMDLIARVFLNPGDEVWFERPTYFGAIKIFGLRGAVERDFPMDEDGLIVDAVQEELARRRRNGEPLPKLFYTIPNYQNPSGRSMTLARRQQLIHLAQQYHFLIVEDDAYGDLGFDGEMLPTLRQLCPSHVLYLNTFSKTIAPGFRVGWIMAPAEAVAKIREVKAEGANGGFVQEVLSRFLESIDYEAHIAHLKTHYQSRRDAMLEALERDFRALCEWTKPSGGFFVWLTLPSTTRLSQMMAFSEKMGVSFVPGTAFYVGDGGQNHIRLSFSLYPPEAITEGMKRLKQLIESVQP; encoded by the coding sequence ATGTCTGTATCAGAAATGAAATCCTCCTCTTCGCACAATTCCTTATTGTCCGGATCCACATTGGACTTTCAGCTTTCGAATCTTTTTGCCAGTGGTCTTGATTTTGCCAGGGGTATTGCAGCAAGCGACTTTACCTCCCTACCTGTCAATAAAGACGCGCAAATGATTGCTCTCGGTTTTGGGCTACCTGATCCGGAACTGTTTTCGATTGATGATCTGCGCGATGCCGCGGATAAGGCGCTACGAACCGATGGACTCAGGGCGTTACAATATGGAGGAGGATCCGGCATGGCACAATTGCCGGAATGGATTCGAACCATTCAGGCGGCAAGACGCCAAATTCCATGTCAGCCCGGCGAATTAGTATTGACTCATGGCTCGTCACAAGCCATGGACCTGATTGCCCGGGTCTTTTTGAATCCCGGAGATGAAGTCTGGTTTGAACGGCCGACATATTTCGGTGCGATTAAAATTTTTGGTTTACGGGGTGCTGTAGAACGCGATTTTCCCATGGATGAGGACGGCCTGATTGTCGATGCTGTCCAGGAAGAATTGGCCCGTCGTCGCCGAAACGGTGAACCGTTACCCAAATTGTTTTATACCATCCCGAATTATCAAAATCCTAGCGGTCGGTCGATGACCTTAGCCCGGCGCCAGCAACTTATTCATTTAGCACAACAATATCATTTCCTTATTGTCGAGGATGATGCCTATGGTGATTTGGGCTTTGATGGGGAAATGCTGCCAACTCTTCGCCAACTTTGTCCCAGTCACGTGCTGTATTTGAATACTTTCTCTAAAACCATCGCCCCGGGTTTTCGTGTTGGGTGGATTATGGCGCCAGCTGAGGCAGTGGCCAAGATCCGGGAAGTTAAGGCTGAAGGGGCAAATGGGGGATTTGTGCAAGAAGTTCTGAGCAGATTTTTAGAGTCCATTGACTATGAGGCTCACATTGCCCATCTAAAAACCCATTACCAAAGTCGACGGGATGCTATGTTGGAGGCTTTGGAACGCGATTTCCGGGCCCTTTGTGAATGGACGAAACCGAGTGGAGGATTTTTTGTCTGGCTGACATTACCGAGTACTACGAGACTTTCTCAAATGATGGCATTCAGTGAAAAGATGGGGGTCAGTTTTGTGCCCGGAACAGCATTTTATGTGGGCGATGGGGGTCAAAATCATATTCGGCTTAGTTTTTCTCTGTATCCTCCAGAAGCCATTACCGAAGGAATGAAGCGACTTAAGCAGTTGATCGAATCTGTACAGCCATAA
- a CDS encoding purine-cytosine permease family protein, which yields MDRQGMTLNRPWHIELSGIEPIPDSERHGQIQDLFWIWFAGNLGLLGVVYGAMLSSFGLNFWQGLLAIIVGSLSFLLVGSFSVAGRDGGVPMMTLSRSIFGVYGNILPNVVSWISLVGWETITVIIGTLGLMALFGDEGHVSYGTSAGISLSLMVGVSIMAGLLGQATLVIIQKWASYLFGILTLVVIGFLLSHTDWAHLFHRPAGSWITGFVPAVSIIIAGTGLSWTNTAADYSRYLPRSARAKTIVVASSVGGFIPLVLLMGVGMLAATTEPRLATALNPLTVLGREMPSWMTIPYFLTAAGGLVVEADLSLYSSGLNLLNLFIPFARYQTVVLDALIMVTGTIYVLFIAKNFLGPFEAFVILLGVGLAAWAGMFLAFQLVAYFRRLPLYVDDAHVRRIQWPATFIWIVSVGIGLLYTSSPWFSGPFAQGIFAHSSLEILMTFAISMLVYGLWLWSHSPAR from the coding sequence ATGGATCGACAAGGCATGACGTTAAATCGTCCCTGGCATATTGAATTATCAGGAATTGAGCCCATTCCCGATTCGGAGCGGCATGGTCAAATTCAGGATTTATTTTGGATTTGGTTTGCTGGCAATTTGGGATTACTGGGTGTGGTGTATGGGGCGATGCTATCGAGTTTTGGACTCAATTTTTGGCAGGGACTTCTGGCTATTATTGTCGGGTCTTTATCGTTTTTGTTGGTGGGTTCATTTTCTGTAGCGGGACGGGATGGGGGTGTGCCCATGATGACGTTGTCCCGCTCAATTTTTGGTGTCTATGGGAATATCTTGCCGAATGTGGTCAGCTGGATTTCTTTGGTGGGATGGGAAACGATTACCGTTATTATCGGTACGCTTGGGTTAATGGCCTTATTTGGGGACGAGGGTCATGTATCTTACGGTACTTCCGCTGGCATTTCACTGAGCCTTATGGTCGGTGTAAGTATTATGGCCGGATTGTTAGGACAGGCCACGCTGGTGATTATCCAAAAGTGGGCGAGTTATCTGTTTGGCATCTTAACCTTGGTGGTGATTGGGTTTCTTCTGTCCCATACGGATTGGGCGCACTTGTTTCACCGTCCGGCGGGATCCTGGATCACGGGATTTGTGCCCGCGGTATCGATTATTATTGCGGGTACCGGATTAAGCTGGACCAATACTGCGGCCGATTACAGCCGATACCTTCCTCGAAGTGCCCGCGCCAAGACGATTGTGGTGGCTTCGAGTGTGGGAGGTTTTATTCCGCTTGTCTTGTTGATGGGAGTGGGCATGTTGGCGGCCACGACGGAGCCGCGATTGGCGACGGCTTTAAATCCCCTGACGGTGCTAGGTCGGGAGATGCCATCATGGATGACGATTCCCTATTTTCTCACCGCGGCCGGGGGATTGGTTGTGGAGGCCGATCTCAGTTTATATTCTTCGGGATTAAATTTGTTAAATTTATTTATCCCTTTTGCCCGTTACCAAACGGTGGTGCTTGATGCTCTCATCATGGTCACCGGCACGATTTACGTGCTATTCATTGCGAAGAACTTTCTTGGCCCCTTTGAAGCATTTGTAATCCTTTTGGGTGTGGGATTAGCGGCATGGGCTGGTATGTTTTTAGCCTTTCAACTGGTTGCCTATTTCCGCCGATTGCCCTTATATGTGGATGACGCCCATGTGCGCCGCATTCAGTGGCCAGCAACTTTCATTTGGATCGTCTCTGTTGGGATAGGTCTTCTCTATACTTCCTCTCCTTGGTTTTCTGGTCCTTTTGCGCAAGGAATCTTTGCGCATTCGAGCTTAGAGATTCTTATGACCTTTGCCATTAGCATGCTCGTGTATGGACTTTGGTTATGGAGTCATTCTCCTGCGAGGTAG
- a CDS encoding PfkB family carbohydrate kinase: MDKNGRFVLIGSIIMDIQLFVTHIPPSGGDVMASTAMYYPGGGFNVLSAVTRQGIPALYAGRIGQGPMGKRIREVLQQEGITALHTYREGSDDTGFVITLVEPSGERTFVTSPGIESHIRPDDLVALNLSRHDVVYVSGYDLLYPVSGATIAEYLTMMNEEIRLVFDPGPLIGDIAPERLEFMRRRAWLISANRAEICQWMNQHEITEAAALLASQRPPHSLVVARDGEKGAWFVDNQGLVHVPPRPAQVVDLTGAGDTHTGVLVAFLMAGWSVYDAIWAANIAASISVEKKGPATSPRRKDIERIMKR; encoded by the coding sequence ATGGATAAAAATGGACGGTTTGTGCTTATCGGGAGCATTATTATGGATATCCAACTTTTTGTGACCCACATCCCCCCTTCCGGAGGGGATGTGATGGCCTCAACTGCTATGTATTACCCAGGTGGCGGCTTTAATGTCTTATCGGCGGTGACACGGCAAGGAATACCGGCTTTATATGCTGGGCGCATTGGTCAGGGACCCATGGGTAAACGCATAAGAGAGGTACTGCAGCAAGAAGGCATTACTGCTCTTCATACCTATAGGGAAGGCAGCGATGATACCGGATTCGTTATCACCCTGGTTGAGCCCTCTGGGGAGCGTACGTTTGTCACGAGTCCTGGTATCGAAAGTCATATCCGGCCCGATGATTTGGTGGCGCTTAATTTAAGCCGCCATGATGTGGTCTATGTATCCGGCTATGATCTGCTTTATCCGGTATCGGGTGCGACAATTGCCGAGTATTTGACCATGATGAATGAGGAAATTCGCTTGGTTTTTGATCCCGGTCCTTTGATTGGTGACATTGCACCAGAACGCCTTGAATTCATGCGTCGCCGGGCTTGGCTTATCAGTGCTAACCGCGCAGAAATTTGCCAGTGGATGAATCAGCATGAAATTACCGAAGCAGCTGCCCTTTTAGCGTCACAACGTCCACCCCATTCGTTGGTCGTAGCCCGAGATGGTGAGAAGGGGGCATGGTTTGTCGACAATCAGGGACTTGTTCACGTCCCCCCGCGTCCAGCTCAAGTTGTGGATTTGACGGGAGCTGGAGATACCCATACAGGTGTTCTCGTCGCTTTTTTGATGGCGGGATGGTCTGTTTACGATGCGATTTGGGCTGCCAATATTGCAGCGTCCATATCGGTTGAAAAAAAAGGACCGGCCACGTCTCCTCGGCGAAAAGACATTGAAAGAATCATGAAGCGCTAG